From a single Leptospira neocaledonica genomic region:
- a CDS encoding SpoIIE family protein phosphatase: MNPYLILPLFALFINLWLFTYVLALKGKHRVVHLYLLYSGALSLWIISIILYWSFLPFHWMTWVFKISSISWLLVGPLFLEFVFAFLSKNPNIVLYLLRGLALAIFPITLTTDWIIAGVERKYWGDMLIQGPLYVYGINLLTVSPPVYAIFLLIFESRKEEIGFRKQCYLLAFGTFLSSVLGFLTTVLPRILSKGDLHYPPLSGSVSVIQSACVFIAIAKYGFLEIRLEKIALQLYAKLREGVILLSASDDLLYWNESAKEMLGFPKITSTPEKLDLGKFLEGFTRRPFSRMDFKRKFSETKKVSSEEDMLPYSDSVYLEVSKSEIPISGRDLGRVYVLRDITEKKEASERINMLYSRVIRDLDIAREVQNTITTRDFPSSDKFKIFSYFRPYDRVGGDVLNCSESADGSLEILFADVSGHGISSAMVAAMASISFNVFSRKGNKPKEGLLFTNDLLSSVVTQHFISAVFLRYNPNTRILEYSYAGHHAGLLLRDGETLDLQGKGGVLLAVGTPILEDFQIQLRPGDRVLLYSDGLFEVRGSKGIPMGNSTLVEAVKKLSYQDSDSLIRSLVSYSESFGDGIMTDDLTLFCLEITG, from the coding sequence GTGAATCCATATCTAATTCTTCCATTATTTGCATTATTTATCAATCTATGGTTATTCACCTATGTTTTGGCACTAAAAGGAAAACATAGAGTAGTTCATTTATATCTTTTATACTCCGGAGCCCTAAGCCTCTGGATCATTTCCATCATTCTGTATTGGTCCTTCTTGCCATTCCATTGGATGACCTGGGTATTTAAGATCAGCTCTATTTCCTGGTTATTAGTCGGACCTTTATTCTTAGAGTTTGTGTTCGCATTCTTATCAAAAAATCCGAATATAGTTTTATATCTTTTGCGGGGATTGGCTCTCGCGATCTTTCCGATCACATTAACCACTGATTGGATCATCGCAGGCGTAGAGAGAAAATACTGGGGCGACATGCTCATCCAAGGTCCACTTTACGTATATGGGATCAATTTACTCACGGTTTCTCCTCCAGTATATGCGATATTTCTTTTGATTTTCGAATCTAGAAAAGAAGAGATCGGATTCAGAAAACAATGTTATCTTTTGGCATTCGGGACATTTCTCTCCTCGGTGCTCGGGTTTTTAACCACAGTACTCCCTAGGATCTTATCAAAAGGAGACCTGCATTATCCTCCATTGAGCGGAAGTGTGAGCGTGATCCAATCTGCCTGTGTATTTATAGCGATCGCAAAATACGGATTCTTAGAGATCCGATTGGAAAAAATCGCACTCCAATTATACGCAAAACTGAGAGAAGGAGTGATCCTGTTATCCGCCTCCGATGATTTGCTGTATTGGAACGAAAGTGCAAAAGAAATGTTAGGTTTTCCTAAAATAACCTCCACTCCTGAAAAGTTGGATCTAGGAAAATTTTTAGAAGGATTTACAAGAAGACCCTTCTCTAGAATGGACTTCAAAAGAAAATTTTCAGAGACCAAAAAGGTTTCTTCGGAAGAAGACATGCTCCCCTACTCCGATTCGGTATATTTAGAAGTTTCCAAATCGGAAATCCCGATCTCCGGAAGAGATCTAGGTAGAGTGTATGTTCTCCGAGACATCACTGAAAAAAAAGAAGCCTCCGAAAGAATCAATATGCTCTATTCTAGAGTGATCCGAGATCTAGACATAGCAAGAGAAGTGCAGAATACCATCACTACCAGGGATTTTCCTTCTTCCGACAAATTTAAGATATTCTCCTATTTCCGTCCTTATGACCGAGTTGGAGGAGATGTTCTAAATTGTTCCGAAAGTGCAGACGGAAGCCTGGAGATATTATTTGCAGATGTTTCTGGACATGGGATATCCTCCGCGATGGTGGCTGCTATGGCATCCATCTCCTTCAATGTATTTTCCAGAAAAGGAAACAAGCCCAAAGAAGGTTTATTATTCACAAACGATCTACTTTCTTCTGTGGTAACCCAACATTTTATTTCTGCGGTTTTCCTCAGATATAATCCAAACACAAGAATATTAGAATATAGTTATGCGGGCCATCATGCGGGACTTCTACTTAGAGATGGGGAAACTTTGGATCTACAGGGAAAAGGGGGAGTTTTACTTGCAGTTGGAACTCCTATCTTGGAGGATTTCCAAATACAACTCCGTCCCGGGGATAGAGTGTTATTGTATTCTGACGGTTTATTCGAAGTTCGAGGATCTAAAGGAATTCCGATGGGCAATTCTACACTTGTGGAGGCTGTAAAAAAACTTTCTTATCAGGATTCCGACAGTCTGATCCGCTCCTTAGTATCCTATTCGGAATCCTTCGGAGACGGAATTATGACGGACGATCTAACCTTATTCTGTTTAGAAATTACGGGTTAA
- a CDS encoding SpoIIE family protein phosphatase — protein sequence MNYYLFLPISALIINTLLISYVFARRFRSAVIRDFLRFVLFLNLWLISYILYWSMLPPEWMTPIFKLSCFTWIPVGLLFLETVYRFLNIRSTILLSFFRFSVVLTIFLTASTDWIIKGSILYDWGYELEPGILFVPFSSVAVSGPAIWGLYLLLKERFRTKQKKIRQQLNYWILGTTIALGISAYTELFNLDEQGRFLFVPLSPAAISIQAFFIFVAITRYGFLNISLERIAVELFRDIHDGIILTKENHEFFFANQAAIAILDGSPSKEGLFRPEWHFANYREEQDHIPRDYQLIGNSTLQFIELTVSEIRITENESGTLYLLRDITEKKAAQEKIHQLYSQIVNDLEIARVTQASIITQKFPDKGSYRIHSFFQPIDKVGGDMLRVIEHPGDRVDILFADVSGHGIASAMVGGMLSIAFQIVSDKGLSPKESLSEIHEMLSKVVLHHHISAVYVSFYPNEKRVRFSYAGHHPMLIFRGGKIYPLEGEGRILLAVKELHLNDYHFDLQSSDRLLLYSDGLYEVKNGLGEIFGYDEFLDWIQGMADRDTRSLLEAAHRKALEFGNGKHNDDLAMLALEIGP from the coding sequence ATGAATTATTACCTTTTTCTGCCAATAAGCGCTCTAATCATAAATACTCTTCTTATTTCATATGTTTTTGCGAGAAGGTTCCGAAGCGCAGTTATCAGGGACTTCTTACGCTTCGTTCTATTTCTAAATCTTTGGCTAATTTCTTATATTTTATATTGGAGTATGCTTCCTCCGGAATGGATGACTCCAATTTTTAAACTTTCCTGTTTCACCTGGATCCCTGTCGGGCTTTTATTCTTAGAAACTGTATATAGATTTTTAAACATTCGTTCGACAATCCTGCTTTCTTTCTTTCGCTTCTCAGTGGTGCTCACCATTTTTCTGACCGCTTCCACGGATTGGATCATCAAGGGTTCTATCCTATACGATTGGGGCTACGAATTAGAACCCGGGATTTTATTCGTTCCATTTAGCTCCGTCGCAGTCAGTGGCCCTGCAATCTGGGGGCTCTATCTTCTTTTAAAAGAAAGATTTAGGACAAAACAAAAAAAGATCAGACAACAACTAAATTACTGGATCTTGGGCACAACGATTGCACTCGGGATCAGCGCTTATACAGAGCTATTCAACTTAGATGAACAAGGCAGATTTTTATTCGTTCCTTTGAGTCCAGCGGCGATCAGTATACAGGCATTCTTTATTTTTGTGGCGATCACACGTTACGGCTTTTTAAATATCAGTTTAGAAAGGATTGCAGTAGAATTATTCCGGGACATTCACGATGGGATCATTCTAACAAAAGAAAATCACGAATTCTTTTTTGCAAACCAAGCCGCAATCGCAATCTTAGATGGTTCTCCTTCTAAAGAAGGATTATTCAGACCAGAATGGCATTTTGCGAATTATAGAGAGGAACAGGATCATATCCCTAGAGATTACCAATTAATAGGCAACTCAACCTTACAATTTATAGAACTTACGGTCTCGGAAATCAGGATCACTGAAAATGAATCCGGAACATTATACCTTCTAAGAGACATCACGGAGAAGAAGGCAGCTCAAGAAAAGATCCACCAGCTATATTCACAAATTGTAAATGACTTAGAGATTGCTCGAGTCACTCAAGCTTCTATCATTACCCAAAAATTTCCGGACAAAGGTTCTTATAGAATTCATTCCTTTTTTCAGCCCATAGACAAGGTGGGCGGCGATATGTTGAGAGTCATAGAACATCCTGGGGACAGAGTCGACATACTATTTGCAGATGTTTCCGGTCATGGAATTGCCTCCGCAATGGTGGGAGGAATGCTTTCTATCGCCTTCCAGATCGTGTCAGACAAAGGACTGTCTCCCAAAGAAAGTTTATCCGAGATCCACGAAATGCTTTCCAAAGTTGTATTGCATCATCATATCTCTGCAGTGTATGTAAGTTTTTATCCAAATGAAAAAAGAGTTCGATTCTCTTATGCAGGACATCATCCCATGCTTATTTTTAGAGGAGGGAAAATTTACCCTCTGGAAGGAGAAGGTAGGATCTTACTGGCAGTAAAAGAATTACATTTGAACGATTATCATTTTGATCTACAATCTTCTGACAGATTACTTTTATATTCTGATGGTTTATATGAGGTCAAAAACGGCCTCGGGGAAATTTTCGGTTATGATGAATTTTTAGACTGGATCCAAGGAATGGCGGATAGAGACACTCGCTCCCTATTGGAAGCAGCTCATAGAAAGGCATTAGAATTCGGAAACGGAAAACATAACGACGATTTGGCAATGTTGGCTTTGGAGATTGGACCGTGA
- a CDS encoding bifunctional riboflavin kinase/FAD synthetase, which translates to MKILRSLENLKSNLKTSTVVTLGNFDGIHLGHQALLERTKEISLEKGLPSCVVTYHPNPALVLGKDKDLGGITTQADKENLIESYGIDWLVVVPFTLEFAQIEAETFLKEILINQLEAKSILIGFNHCFGKGRRGDYELLKKYSSEYGYDLEKLDPVYLGTTKLSSSHIRSLLREGKVEEAEECLGREFSVTGTVVQGHQRGRTIGFPTANVQPLPELILPGVGVYAGRTEIEGKTYPSMINIGNNPTFGDQAVTLESHIFDFSDDIYGKKVNVIFTKKIREEIKFPGVDALISQLKKDETLSRKILQER; encoded by the coding sequence TTGAAAATTCTTAGAAGTCTGGAGAACTTAAAAAGCAACCTAAAGACTTCCACAGTCGTAACTTTGGGGAATTTTGACGGGATCCATCTGGGCCACCAGGCTCTTTTAGAAAGAACCAAGGAAATTTCCCTGGAAAAAGGCCTTCCTTCTTGTGTCGTCACATATCATCCCAACCCTGCTTTAGTTTTAGGAAAAGACAAGGACCTGGGAGGGATCACCACCCAAGCAGATAAGGAAAATTTAATAGAATCTTATGGGATTGACTGGCTAGTCGTTGTCCCATTCACTTTGGAATTCGCCCAAATAGAGGCGGAGACATTCCTAAAAGAGATCTTAATCAACCAACTGGAAGCAAAATCCATTCTGATCGGATTCAATCATTGTTTCGGAAAAGGAAGAAGAGGAGATTACGAACTTCTCAAAAAGTATTCTTCCGAGTATGGATATGATCTGGAAAAATTGGATCCTGTGTATCTTGGCACCACAAAACTTTCTAGCTCCCATATTCGCTCCTTATTGAGAGAAGGTAAGGTAGAAGAAGCTGAAGAATGTCTCGGCCGAGAATTCTCGGTCACTGGAACTGTTGTACAAGGCCATCAAAGAGGAAGAACCATAGGATTTCCTACAGCTAATGTGCAACCTTTACCGGAGCTCATTCTTCCGGGAGTCGGTGTTTACGCAGGAAGAACGGAGATCGAAGGGAAAACCTATCCTTCTATGATCAATATTGGAAATAATCCTACATTTGGTGACCAAGCAGTCACATTAGAAAGTCATATATTCGATTTTTCGGATGATATCTACGGAAAGAAGGTAAACGTAATCTTTACTAAAAAGATCAGAGAAGAGATCAAATTCCCGGGCGTGGATGCTCTGATTTCCCAATTAAAGAAAGACGAGACTCTTTCCCGAAAGATCCTGCAAGAAAGATAG
- a CDS encoding LIC10729 family protein encodes MDWRRIAILLFLILAAAGQGPISQENRKTKNFENFSKPMGGENYISEDYKTFPELSIWAYHNGLKLAPDRKDPAPGAGTGRLFDNQCRMVPETGLDILLIADSNRKDIIYVYFDLTYFSKTENAAILPDRELRISANGILKRTVRFPDANLYSKSIYAGTPPVYITVDPSELREGRLNLNLTPLAGEKGRFWGVWDVFLSYTAPEYP; translated from the coding sequence ATGGACTGGCGCCGAATTGCAATACTCTTATTCTTAATTCTTGCCGCTGCCGGACAGGGTCCGATCAGTCAGGAAAATCGGAAAACGAAAAATTTTGAGAATTTCTCCAAACCGATGGGGGGAGAAAACTATATTTCTGAAGATTATAAAACCTTCCCCGAACTTTCGATTTGGGCCTATCATAATGGTCTGAAATTAGCTCCGGACAGAAAAGATCCTGCCCCTGGTGCCGGAACCGGCCGACTATTTGACAACCAATGTAGAATGGTCCCAGAAACAGGGTTGGATATACTACTCATTGCAGATTCGAATAGAAAAGACATTATCTATGTTTATTTCGATCTAACCTACTTTTCTAAGACTGAAAATGCGGCGATTTTACCGGATAGAGAGCTCAGAATTTCTGCAAACGGAATCTTGAAAAGAACAGTCCGCTTTCCGGATGCAAATTTATACTCCAAATCTATCTATGCAGGAACTCCTCCAGTGTATATAACAGTGGACCCATCCGAGTTAAGAGAAGGTAGGCTGAATTTGAATCTTACGCCGCTTGCAGGAGAAAAGGGTAGGTTTTGGGGAGTTTGGGACGTGTTTTTGTCCTACACTGCCCCGGAATATCCTTGA
- a CDS encoding STAS domain-containing protein, translating to MEISIRKSSETNIISLSGSLDIYTSIDLKNFFEQNIDRTNNNVVINLEKLNYIDSSGIGMLIKQLNYVQELSGKFFIANMKPAIEKVFKVAGLTSYFQTLSESEFTSQFP from the coding sequence ATGGAAATCAGCATTAGAAAATCCAGCGAAACAAATATAATCAGCCTCTCCGGGAGTCTGGACATCTATACGTCCATAGATCTCAAAAACTTTTTCGAACAGAATATTGATCGAACTAACAATAACGTTGTGATCAACCTCGAAAAGTTAAACTACATCGACTCCTCTGGGATCGGAATGCTGATTAAACAATTGAATTATGTCCAAGAATTGAGCGGAAAATTTTTCATCGCAAACATGAAACCTGCGATCGAAAAAGTGTTCAAAGTGGCAGGACTGACTTCTTACTTCCAAACTCTTTCAGAGTCCGAATTCACCAGCCAGTTTCCTTGA
- a CDS encoding LIC_12936 family protein, whose product MKQPFILLLLISIFSWEIFSQDFEKDGQIKILPYEPMQVRDIEGLTKDIKDFHKRIEDMLPFLNRRKKIIDNEYFQFVPAMENFNFPVRDRFLVDKKFYLKVSGGEGSLKLDGVRFITRKSLVTKLRPINDEIGELKNEKVVASDISNIVLVVKRKTDAGTKEEVYSLGNIRSPNQRVKFVRSYRDNLAEVIQAIDKYVEGTIRADGKDVDTMLDGLDSGGSFQEYNSNR is encoded by the coding sequence ATGAAGCAACCGTTCATCTTACTTCTTTTGATCTCCATATTCAGTTGGGAAATATTTTCTCAGGACTTCGAGAAGGACGGTCAGATCAAAATCCTTCCTTACGAACCTATGCAGGTCCGAGACATAGAAGGACTTACAAAAGATATCAAAGACTTTCATAAAAGAATCGAGGATATGCTCCCTTTCTTAAATAGAAGGAAAAAAATTATTGATAATGAGTATTTCCAATTTGTTCCTGCGATGGAAAATTTTAATTTCCCGGTTCGTGACAGGTTTTTAGTAGATAAAAAGTTTTATCTAAAAGTTTCAGGGGGAGAAGGTTCCCTAAAATTGGACGGAGTCCGCTTTATCACTAGAAAATCTCTGGTTACCAAGCTCAGACCGATTAACGACGAGATCGGGGAATTAAAAAACGAGAAGGTCGTGGCCTCCGATATTTCTAATATTGTTTTAGTAGTAAAAAGAAAAACGGATGCGGGAACCAAAGAAGAAGTATATAGTCTTGGAAATATTAGGAGCCCGAATCAAAGGGTCAAATTTGTCCGTTCTTATCGCGACAATCTTGCAGAAGTGATTCAAGCTATAGACAAGTATGTGGAAGGAACGATCCGAGCAGACGGAAAAGATGTGGATACCATGTTGGATGGTTTGGATAGCGGCGGTTCCTTCCAAGAATATAATTCGAATCGTTAA
- a CDS encoding J domain-containing protein, with protein MSSAWTDHYKVLGLNYGASPESIKHRYRELAKIFHPDNLLTGSKPVFLKVVESYQVLSKPEERSRFDQEFKIRKKQEHAKNGIHLIPPSRIVFATQAVEFARRGLLRAGMRSRDRKKYTGIYHDIRICLKPEELLGRIFAAIPLVVRSICPECRGSDLNCSSCGGKGSYKSYRYLKWSPEPGSLVPGRIYTLDLSGFRPDAFTHFKKRILKVKIELFQGQKK; from the coding sequence ATGAGTTCGGCCTGGACAGATCATTATAAGGTCCTTGGCCTGAACTACGGTGCCAGCCCCGAGTCCATCAAACATAGATATAGAGAACTCGCCAAAATATTTCATCCTGATAATCTGCTTACCGGTTCTAAACCCGTGTTCTTAAAAGTTGTGGAATCTTATCAGGTGCTTTCCAAACCGGAAGAACGTTCTCGTTTTGATCAAGAATTTAAGATCAGAAAGAAACAAGAACATGCAAAAAATGGAATTCACCTGATCCCACCTTCCAGGATCGTATTCGCTACCCAGGCGGTTGAATTTGCGAGAAGGGGTCTTCTTCGTGCCGGAATGAGAAGTAGGGACCGCAAAAAATATACAGGTATCTATCATGATATTCGGATCTGTCTCAAACCCGAAGAGTTATTGGGTAGAATATTCGCAGCCATTCCTTTGGTAGTCAGATCTATCTGTCCGGAATGCAGAGGTTCCGATCTAAACTGTTCTTCCTGTGGTGGAAAGGGGAGTTATAAAAGTTACAGATACCTAAAATGGAGTCCCGAACCGGGAAGTTTAGTCCCTGGTAGGATCTATACTTTGGATTTATCCGGCTTTCGCCCTGACGCATTTACTCATTTCAAAAAGAGGATCTTAAAAGTTAAAATTGAACTCTTCCAGGGTCAAAAAAAATAG
- a CDS encoding type I phosphomannose isomerase catalytic subunit, with amino-acid sequence MQKVLKFEPIYKEKVWGGRKLETVLGRNIPSGDIGESWEISDYGSDLSKITNGECSGKTFREVYTGDYESVLGKPFKGQSFPLLIKLIDAKEKLSVQVHPDDAYAEKFDPESAGKKEAWTVLQADKGSKLVCGFSKQTNKEEFSEYVQTNRVEEILNEVEVKELDSFLLNPGRIHAIGGGILLMEVQQSSDSTYRVYDYGRPRELHLKKALDVLDFSSADPKDRLSPKQIDSFELNRSVLTANDKFRMEILEIDSNKKFVLPSFSSEPVFHVLMVLNGECKLEDLDLKTGDTVLVTASGIKEGVTCESKSSFLRLAWSGPGSDWIQYTSV; translated from the coding sequence ATGCAGAAGGTTTTAAAATTCGAGCCCATCTATAAGGAAAAAGTCTGGGGCGGCAGAAAATTAGAAACCGTATTGGGACGAAATATCCCTTCGGGAGATATTGGAGAGTCCTGGGAAATTTCGGATTACGGTTCCGATCTTTCCAAAATTACGAATGGAGAATGTTCCGGAAAAACTTTTAGGGAAGTATATACCGGAGATTATGAGTCGGTACTTGGAAAACCTTTTAAAGGACAGAGTTTCCCTTTATTGATCAAATTGATTGATGCTAAGGAAAAATTATCCGTACAAGTGCATCCTGACGACGCATACGCGGAGAAGTTCGATCCTGAAAGTGCAGGCAAAAAAGAAGCCTGGACAGTTTTACAAGCAGACAAGGGTTCCAAACTAGTTTGCGGATTTTCCAAACAAACTAATAAAGAAGAATTTTCAGAATACGTACAAACAAACCGAGTCGAAGAAATTCTAAACGAAGTAGAAGTAAAAGAACTAGATTCTTTTCTGCTGAACCCGGGGAGGATACACGCAATCGGAGGCGGTATCCTCCTGATGGAAGTCCAACAATCATCCGATTCAACTTATAGAGTATACGATTACGGAAGACCTAGAGAGTTACATCTCAAGAAGGCATTGGATGTTTTGGATTTTTCTTCTGCAGATCCTAAGGATAGATTGAGCCCTAAACAAATTGATTCTTTCGAATTGAATCGTTCCGTTCTAACTGCAAACGATAAGTTTCGGATGGAAATTCTGGAAATTGATTCTAACAAGAAATTTGTTCTGCCTTCTTTTTCTTCGGAGCCCGTGTTCCATGTTTTGATGGTTCTTAACGGAGAATGTAAATTGGAGGATTTGGATCTTAAAACGGGGGATACTGTTTTAGTCACTGCTTCCGGAATCAAAGAAGGAGTTACTTGCGAATCTAAATCTTCTTTCTTACGTTTGGCCTGGTCCGGTCCGGGTTCCGATTGGATCCAATATACTTCAGTATGA
- a CDS encoding HNH endonuclease: MNGPGEYSEEPLLWVSESEIKKQRQIAKELRKTPWWRKKKADGICHYCGKKFPPDELTMDHLIPLAKGGKSIKANLVPACKDCNNSKKNKLPFEEF; encoded by the coding sequence ATGAACGGCCCAGGAGAATATTCGGAAGAACCTCTTCTTTGGGTAAGCGAATCCGAAATCAAAAAACAAAGACAGATCGCAAAAGAGTTACGAAAAACTCCTTGGTGGAGAAAGAAAAAAGCGGACGGGATCTGCCACTACTGCGGTAAAAAATTTCCGCCTGACGAACTCACGATGGATCATCTGATCCCTTTGGCAAAAGGTGGAAAGTCAATTAAAGCAAATTTGGTTCCTGCATGTAAGGACTGCAATAATTCTAAGAAGAATAAACTTCCTTTCGAAGAGTTTTGA
- a CDS encoding ATP-binding protein produces MHSSRVIFPIFILCLLLSWNCGRTDYDLGEIREGKLEAKTWDPNKTILSLRGEWELVPEKFLVSEPEPQQTQETVYAAIPQIWNELTKDGKLLFPNGKGYGTYSLHLQLPENCPELMLKVPDLGTSYSIYADGKLLETVGKVGKTPETSIPFLQTSIVLLPQNLKRLDFEISNFAHINGGLWFTPEIGIPSLILKKLHYSQAMDVASSAAVLVLAIYQILAFLRTREEKSQLYFALFSLASVFRFFLTGNRLFNYIFPEVPWEISYRLEYLSTYILCSGFLSYSATAFKQDFHPKTEKISLIIMLFFAIPTLVLPAEYYARLLFPFQFTIIIGGAYTLLGCARAVIHARPGSRFFLVGISFIIIAGANDILASHYILNNHYILAPAIFLFIFFHSLGFSFSFSRVLRTSMEAEKGLKIANQNLNELKTELENKVESRTIQLTAAKEKAEWEAKYRYDFLAVMSHEIRTPLNGLLGTSNLLSETILTQEQKEYADIIQASGENLLHLVNQLLDLSKIENHRFVLEILPFDPFAVLQRAARVVKARAEEKRILVDISYPEHHPGIFLGDEGRIQQVLLNLLSNAIKFTGSGGKVCLGVRFYGEDLFSRVLEFWVEDDGVGIAEEQAAVLFEPFVQADSSVARKFGGSGLGLTISKKLVELMGGSIRITSSPGKGSKFSFLLPFPQEEPEKQDLEEEAAPPIVLPPLKILLVEDQEFSRRVAFDILTKLGMKVHSLGMGKDAIAQLDRETYEIILLDIDLPDISGVEVSKWIKETFAHPPYLVAWTAHALPGSEEFFESSGFDSYLKKPTLKRDWILFLERYVQSRPKPAG; encoded by the coding sequence ATGCATTCGAGTCGCGTAATTTTCCCGATTTTTATTCTCTGCCTTCTACTCTCCTGGAATTGCGGAAGGACAGATTATGATTTGGGAGAAATTCGAGAAGGCAAGTTGGAGGCAAAAACTTGGGATCCAAACAAAACGATCCTTTCTCTTAGAGGAGAATGGGAATTGGTTCCCGAAAAATTTTTGGTTTCAGAGCCGGAACCTCAACAAACCCAAGAAACGGTTTACGCGGCGATTCCTCAAATCTGGAACGAACTTACTAAAGACGGAAAACTTTTATTTCCAAACGGAAAAGGTTACGGAACCTACTCTCTACATCTGCAACTTCCTGAAAATTGTCCCGAGTTAATGTTAAAAGTTCCGGACCTAGGAACATCTTACTCAATTTACGCAGATGGAAAACTTTTGGAAACAGTGGGCAAGGTAGGAAAAACTCCCGAGACGTCGATCCCATTCCTGCAAACTTCTATCGTACTTCTTCCGCAAAATCTGAAAAGATTGGATTTTGAGATCTCTAACTTCGCTCATATCAACGGAGGCCTCTGGTTTACTCCCGAGATCGGAATACCTTCTCTTATATTAAAAAAATTGCATTATAGCCAAGCAATGGATGTGGCAAGTTCCGCAGCGGTTTTGGTCCTTGCAATCTATCAGATCCTGGCCTTCCTTAGAACAAGAGAAGAAAAAAGTCAGTTATATTTTGCATTATTTTCTTTAGCTTCCGTATTTCGGTTTTTCCTGACCGGAAATAGATTATTCAATTATATATTCCCCGAAGTTCCTTGGGAAATCAGTTATAGGTTAGAATATCTGAGCACCTATATTCTTTGCTCCGGATTTTTGTCCTATTCTGCCACTGCATTTAAACAGGATTTCCATCCCAAAACGGAAAAGATCTCCCTGATCATAATGTTATTCTTCGCGATTCCCACTTTAGTTTTGCCAGCAGAATATTATGCCAGATTACTTTTCCCGTTCCAATTCACCATTATCATAGGTGGAGCTTATACACTTTTGGGATGTGCACGGGCTGTGATCCACGCAAGACCGGGATCTAGATTTTTCTTAGTGGGAATCTCTTTTATAATCATCGCAGGTGCGAACGATATTCTAGCTTCTCATTATATATTAAATAATCATTATATATTGGCTCCCGCGATCTTTTTGTTCATATTCTTCCATAGTTTAGGATTTTCTTTTTCCTTCTCCCGGGTTTTAAGAACTTCTATGGAAGCGGAGAAGGGACTAAAAATTGCAAACCAGAACCTGAACGAATTAAAAACGGAACTGGAAAATAAAGTAGAGTCCAGAACCATCCAACTCACAGCCGCAAAAGAAAAAGCGGAATGGGAGGCTAAGTACAGATACGACTTTCTAGCAGTCATGAGCCATGAGATCCGCACTCCTTTGAACGGACTTTTAGGAACTTCTAATCTTCTTTCCGAAACTATTTTGACCCAAGAACAGAAAGAATATGCGGACATTATTCAGGCGTCCGGAGAGAACCTTCTTCATTTGGTGAATCAATTATTAGATCTTTCTAAAATAGAAAACCATCGTTTCGTATTAGAGATTCTACCGTTCGACCCATTTGCCGTTTTACAAAGAGCAGCAAGAGTTGTAAAGGCTAGAGCAGAAGAAAAGAGAATTTTAGTGGATATCTCTTATCCGGAACATCACCCTGGAATCTTCTTAGGTGATGAAGGAAGGATCCAACAAGTACTCCTGAATCTTCTGAGTAACGCGATCAAATTCACCGGGTCCGGCGGAAAGGTATGTCTTGGAGTTCGTTTTTATGGAGAAGACCTTTTTTCCCGTGTATTAGAATTCTGGGTAGAAGATGACGGAGTCGGGATCGCGGAAGAACAAGCCGCAGTATTATTCGAACCATTCGTCCAAGCCGACTCTTCCGTTGCTAGGAAATTTGGCGGAAGCGGATTAGGTCTAACCATTTCCAAAAAGTTGGTGGAACTTATGGGGGGAAGTATTCGGATCACAAGTTCTCCAGGCAAAGGATCTAAATTTTCTTTTTTACTTCCCTTCCCCCAAGAAGAACCGGAAAAACAAGATCTGGAAGAAGAGGCAGCTCCGCCTATCGTTCTACCTCCGCTTAAAATTTTACTCGTGGAAGACCAAGAATTTTCAAGAAGAGTGGCATTCGATATTCTCACTAAATTAGGAATGAAGGTGCATTCTTTAGGAATGGGAAAAGATGCGATTGCTCAATTGGATAGAGAGACCTATGAGATCATACTTTTAGATATCGATCTTCCGGATATTAGCGGGGTAGAAGTTTCTAAATGGATCAAAGAAACTTTCGCTCATCCTCCGTATTTAGTGGCTTGGACGGCTCACGCTCTGCCGGGTTCTGAAGAATTTTTCGAAAGTTCTGGATTCGATTCTTATTTAAAAAAACCTACTCTTAAGAGGGATTGGATCCTATTTCTGGAAAGATATGTCCAGAGTAGACCCAAACCTGCAGGTTAA